A window of Colletes latitarsis isolate SP2378_abdomen chromosome 11, iyColLati1, whole genome shotgun sequence genomic DNA:
CGCCTCGAAACACTGGGAAACGTAGATCGCAACCGCTTGCGTCAAGGGACGAGCACACACGGTGTTCTCGGGCATACAACGCAGGAATAAAAATTCTGTCGTTAAAAACCCGACAATTCAAAACCCGACAATTCTAAACGCGCAATTCTCTTTGTAAAAAGATTATCAAAAGCTGTTTTTTTCTCTCATAAATGTCTTGTTACTCCTGACACTCCCCTGTAATCGTAAATCTCACTTGCGTCGATAAAGTAGAGCAGGTAATCGATCGCCACCTGTTGGATCATGTATTGATTTTTCGATCAGTCTGTAATGTACTGTAACACGTGTCGTACCGCCTATTGTCTTCTCATTagttgttataaataaaacatatacaattaaaataatatactgtgcagtaaaattttaacaataaatgAGTGATTTGCAAGCGTATAAAAATTATACGGAACAACTAGCACGTTGGAGCATCGACGAGAAGAGGaaatatcgattgaaaaatATCGCTTTCGTTGGGAATTCATTTTGCAATTTGTCTGAAATCCGAGCAACCGTTCACGGTAGCGCGAGTTACTGCAATCACCGGCTCGATTTCACCTAACCGTCAACTACTGTCGCGACGAGACGGATGTCCGGCGCAGAGGCAATTAAAGAGGTCGACGGAGGAAAAAGGAATCAAAGTGGAAACGCGAGGAAGAAAAAAAGAGGTGAGACGAACGAGCCCCCGTCAGCGTTCTCGGAACGAACACGAATATCCGGCAAACAAGAGACATTGCTCGCGAACAACGAAGAGGGACGAGAAACGTGGAACGCGATGACGTCAGTAGCACCGGCGTCGCGTTACATCGACATAATTACATTAATCCACGCACGTACGACGCGGCTAAAAGAAGCATCGTCGTTAAGCCGATCTTTGGGGGAGCCTCTTTGCCTAGAATCGTTGAAGCGTTACGGGTCCGGGTGTCGTGTTTCCACTTCTGCGACTGGTGGCGAGAAGCGACGCGAATTAAGTCGCTCGCGTGTTACGTTAAATTAGATGAAACCGAGATGATTCGACTGGAAAACGTTACAGTCTGCTGTCGTCGCGTGACGCGAACGGCCCGTTGCAAAATTCTGTCTCGTTAAACATTCCGTACGCCTGCCTTATTTTGTTACGCCAGAGAAGAGTGTAATTTCGCGAAACGGAACGGTAATACGCCACACGAAACTCGAAGACGTAACCGGTCCACGATACGGCGCAGGCTTCGCGCgcaattttcattttttccgATCATTTATTTCCGATATTATCTTGCTTGCGTGCTACACAGAGCATCGAGTACCGAATAAAAGAAAATTCACAACTTTGTACCCCTCCCCCTGATCAGTCAAATTACTTTGCAGGTACTTTCAATTTTCCTTTAACGCTCGGAACAGGAAATCCAATCAATTTCGAGGCTGGTTCTCGTCGACAACCACCGATCACgaagtaaaaagaaaaaagtacCGAGAAGTAAGTCGTGAGACAGCGTATACTTTCGTCGCGTAAAATTACACCGACGCGACCGGCGAGTGCTTTCGGATAAATAAACGACGTAATTGAGCAATTATCCGCGATCGGTTCGGTGGCAGAACGGCCTTTGTAAATTGAAGGGTTGCGATACCGGAGCGAGTCACTGAAACTAATGACAACCGTTCCGTAGCAGCCATCGATCGGCCGTTCGTTGAGGCTTTTTCTTTGCAACGAATCGTTCGAGATCCACCGACGGTCGCGAGAAGCCAATCGACGAGGATGACTGTCCGATCGCGGCCGCGGACGTAAAATTTGTCGAAACCGAAAGCTCCCGGAACAAAACTTCCCCGACAGCCACAAAAGAAGTCGATTTACATTTTGAACGAGCCCCCGTCGTCGTGGAAACAATTCGACCCTCTTGCCTACCTGACTCTCCTCTATTCACGTCCCAGCGGTAAATCATCTTCCGCAAATTGGATCGTGAGCTTGTAACACCGCGAAACGACCAACGCGGCAAACGCCAATATTTCCCGCTAGGCGTCTCTGGACACAAAAGCTATCCGAAGATTTACGACATCGGAAATGCgagggaaaaaaaaaagaattaacgCCTCCGTCTAGTTTAATTTTTGCGAAACAAAGGGCACGAAAGGGTTACAAACGCGGATGATCCCCCTATCCTGAATCACTCTGCGCTTAATCACAGTCTGTTCCGCAAATTATACGCGATTAAAGCGTCGAAATCGACCGAAGACTTTGGTATTATTGCCACGCGATTCGACGATCAGGtaagggggagggggaggggggattCGAGGAACGAAAATACCGATTCGTCTCGAGGATCCTCGTGTGGGTGGATGAAATCAGTTTTAatgcggagctcgtagggatcgAAGGGTAAAGCCGTGAGATTTTCCCATGCGCAGCAAAACGAAACCATTCGACGTTCGTGGACTTGATGTTCGAAATCACCGAGGGGAAAAATAGAATACGGTCTGTCTAACGAGTATCTCACGACCAGAAAGTTGGCCCGTCGACAGTTTTCTGGGAGGCCATTCGAGGAAGTGTCGAGGAGAGGATCCACAATGCGTGCAATTAGTCGCGGCGAGATAATATCGCGAAAGTTGTGCTTCCTAGCCCGGGCGCGTTCGACCAGACCGGTGCGACGTAACCTCACTTTTTTTCAGCCAAGGTGAAATCCAGGAACCAGATAAGCATATGCATACGCGGAACATACGCGAATAGGAGATAAAATTCGTACGTTCGTAGAATAATTCGTATTACAGACAAAGTACTGTTCGTTCCGAACGTAACGACAGCGAGGCGAATAGAGAACACGGGAAAAGGACAAGCAGAGTGAAGAAACGGTAAAAAGGAAATAGAGTGAATCCCGGTTCCCACGACAGGGATTCCTCATCAAGCTTCTCGCGATCTGAAACTGCGCGTGTGTGTTCGACCGAGCGGTAACGAATCGCACACAAGTTGCATCTATTCCCCAACTAAGTTCGTGGAATTAGCTGCGGAAATCCCCTTATTGCTAATaacttgtaaaaaaaaaaaagtcgatttttctttttagATATGGTAGTATGTGTAGCGGATACACTATTAAGTACCGAAAGAAACCCTAAaaatacaggttgttcggccagccctgggaaaaattttaatgggggattctagagaccaaactaagacgaaaatcaagaataccaatttgttggcggaggcttcgttaaaaagttattaacaattaaattcaaaaatttcgaaccgttctggaaaaattattttcgggtgcggaggtcaattacaagcatttttagtgaatagacatatattcgaaatcctactcagtttcgagaaaaaaattcgagtaggcgatgaaatttttcggtgaaattaaaaaatttcaaatcgttctaaaaaaattattttcggttacaggggtcaattacgatcattttttgtcattacacgtaccctcgaaatcttacgcactttcgagaaaaaaattccttaccgaaaatctaattaggtgcctgaattattcgacgaaataaagaaatttcaaattgttctggaaaaattattttcggttgcaggggtcaattacaatcatttttggtcattacacataccctcgaaatcctatttattttcgagaaaaaaattcagtacgagcgaaactttaaacgttaataactttttaacgaagcctccatcaacaaataggtattcttgattttcgtcttattttgtcctctagaatctcctattaaaatttttccctggtttggccgaacaccctgtgtagcaTGAAAGGATTCGTCGCGTACCTGATCCTTGGCGAATTGAAACCACGTGCTGATGATCACCGGTAGACGGGAATGATGATAATGCTTGGTGGTCTTCACGCTGATGAACACGTCGTCGAGATTCGTCGAAGATGGTGCCATAGTCGCCGTGGCGATCGCAGGTGTCACCGACGACTCCTCGCTGATCAGCTTCCTCGAAGCCGGCATTTCTACCAGCATGCTTCTGCTATTTACCTCGACAGTTATCTCGTCGACCCactgaaaaaaaaatgaaacgacCCATCAGTCACTCGAAACACACAAATTCTTAATACGTATCCTTATTACATATATGTACACTGGTACTTTCCGTAATGGCCGACAATTACCTACAATGCGAAAAGGTAGCAAAACCCTAGCGACACTTGATGCACGCCTCGTAAATATGGCGTCCCCGGTAATTCGATCGGTGCTATTCGGTGACGAAACGATTTCTCGGGAAAGAACCGAGCACGTGCACGAACGGTGAATGTTTACTCAGGTTCCGTGCTCGAAGAATGAAAACAAACTCGACCAGGGAGACTGGACCGCTCTCGATTTGTCGTTCGATTAACATAACTGGCTATCGTCGGTGAACATTTCCAGAGAAATTAATTCGCGCGTTTCTCCGGAGTGACAAGCACGGTCCCGCTTTACCACCAAGGTCAATTAGGCGAcgcttactacgcgattcaattcGCGACGCGAGATTCAAAAATCAGAATAGAGACAACCGACGTAAACTCTGAAAACTTTTAATATCTGATTGGATATGCTGGTTAGAAGAACACTTTGTTTTTAATTCTTATTGAATTCGTGAAAACATTGACACATTGTACGCGGGACACGTACTAATACGTCTTTCGTATTTCAAGGATCAAGAGCTCGACAGCAATAATAGAAATCTTAATTTCTTAATTATTACTTAAATATCAtaagtgattataattgaatattattatgATTTCAACCCTTGGAATTAACCCTATGTCTATAGAGTTGAGGGGATCCACTACTgtaaaatgcgtttttttatgtTCTCTTTGGTATATTTTTATAGAGAAACTATACAACTtcgtgtttcgcatatatgtatatgtattactttttcagtaatattcacaaatttttacaacgagaaatagcCAAAATTAGTGACAGTATAGAACCTTGTACGCAATTGCGTACCGAAAAAGTGATCTAATGGCTTCCGTGATTCCAGCCGTTTTGTTTGTTCGAGccaaaaaaaggaaaaagattcttaattataAGAATatgcaaaaaagaaaaatcgaatttttgggCAGTTTACAGTAGAAGATTCCCTTAATGCTGTGGAAATTACGAATGCTCACCTGACGCGGCACAACGGCCTGATAGAGAAGAATCGTGGCATAAGCAGTGGCAAGAACAAGTGCCAGCGTCTGGAGGCTTCGTCTAGTCGGCAGGCCACGGGGCATTTTGGCGCCACCCGCGCCAACCACCAATGAACGACCCTGCGGCCCACCGCCGCCAAATTTCACTGATCGTCCTTCCTCTTCGAGGCCTCCGCGCTTTTCTCGCGCACAAACCATCAACACCGATCGCTCGTCATCGTTCCCCTCCTTTTGCCGCGCAAAAAATAATCTAGTCATAACACAAACTACCGGTTATCGCTGTCCCTTTTCGCTCTCGTTGCACCTTCGACGAAGCATCGATTATCGAGAAACAATCGAAAGGCAAACTTCTATTCTCTGTGTCCGTGGTCCCACTCGTTCGGCAATGATACACGATTACCAACGAGAATCGTTCTTCGCGTGTCCGTTGTCGTCGTTTCGTAAACAATCGATCGCTACGGTTATGCACAAAATTCTTACGAACGATTTGTCGTACCGAGTTGTCAGCGACACTGGCAATGTCATTGTTCCGGGTGCTCGCCCCTCGAGAATCGATCGAGATTTCGAAACTCGAGACGTCGTCGGTCCGTGAAACTCCGTTTGGGTGGAAACGTTCTCCGCGATCGGGAAAATTCCCGCCGCGATGCCGTCGTGAATAACCGATTTCGATCCGATCGAATCCCTCGGATGTTGTGTATCAACTGTCGCTGGTGTTGTGGGAAAAGATGGTTACAGGTGCGAAATGTCGAACAGCCTGTTAGGTGGTTGAGTGTCTGATGCGGCAGTCGAGTGGTTGTGTCACATAACAGACGTGGTCGTAGAACGAAAGCACACGATAAACTACGAAACGAACGCGCGCACGAAAATGTACTGTTGCCCGGCGCGCGACGAGCCACCGACTGAACACATGGCCAGTCGCCGTGACTACGTTGTAAACATCGCCATAGCAGCCACTTCGCTGGCTGGTGGAAGGAGAATGGTTCGCGAGTGGCACGATGCCGAGTCCGAACGGGGAGGGACGACGCTTCTTAAATAGAGCACCGCCCTCTCCTATATCGgtaaccattaaaattttactaactcttataaaaaaaaaagctatCGAACCGTATCACTTATTTTACATTGCATGAAACTTCCATCATTGTCTCGTAATTACTCCGAAAGCTAAACGTTTTCTTCAACCCTAGAATACAGAgtttggcaaattttattcacaaataacgaataaatattttagattcgtTTGCATTGACTTTTGCCcgtgatttattttaatttacaaacgaAACATAAACGGAAATTAATTTACGAATTaacctaaaatttttattcgttattcgcgaataaaatttgtctaatCGTGCTGGAATACTATCATTTGCACATTTGTTCAAAGTCTGTGTATAGCTTGATTGTCGATCGATTTTTAACTGTTTGTGTTATTTAGTATTTAattgacgatttcatgttaataaaataactttttcaatcgtTCAATCTACTTTCAGTTACTTTCATCGTTGGGTACATGATTCCTCTGTATAATAAtacgtttcgaaattttttcaaaatatagCATTATTGATATTTTCTAGTATTTCTAACCTTAACAAATTTACATGTATTAACCACTTAACGTTCGCACCTTTTGGTCCTAACTCATCAAAAGTGACGAGTTgtttttattggatttgtttctagccTACGTAATAATATTCCtttatttgttaattacaaATGTCGTATCTTGCATTTTTTAACGTAGAATCCGAAGAAAAACAATTGTTTTCAGTCCTTAAACGGTCAGATTATACAAAGATCGTTCCAAAAAGCATATCTATCAGGCGTGGGCGTAAAGGGGTTATGATTCATTTATTGTAAGCGTTTTAAAGGTACGTTGTAGATTTAAGACGCTCTCAATGTGTTAACAAGATTATATACAGATGTAATATTACACCTGTTAAATAAAGTCAAAGAAAATCATTCTCCTAAATTTTTTCTTTGATGCAAATATTAATACGGGTTCGTTATCTTTTCTTCGTTAGTTACATATTTGTAGACGGAGGTAGTCAAGTTTTTCGttatttggaaataaaatttccCCTACTTCGGAACATATTAACATCCGACGACCTTAAATGATATAAGGAGAATACTTCCTAAGAATTAGAATGCATACTTTTATGCATTCAGATTACGAAAAATTATTGGAATCTGTTTGTAATTGATCTGTTGTATAGTTACGAAAAGTATGCGATTTTAGTCTTTTCAATAAACTCGTTCAGACCCCATCGTGTCTTTGACTGAAAGTAAATCATATTTGGATTAATATTGCATATCGAAGGTAAGGATAATTGTATCGACGCTccatatatttttgtattacaatatttaattattaagatCATTATATTTACATTTGTACACGATTGAATGCACTTCACTGTATAGGAAAAAATTAGAACGGTCAATTCATAAGTACTTTATGCGCGTACATCCGAGCTATAATATCTCATGAATCGGTGAAATCATAGATTTCATCTTTCAAACacaattttctttctttttcgttCAATAATCGTCTTTCTCTTGATCGAATTTGTCACAAGCACCCCCCCCCTTCCCCCCCCCCATCCACGTCACAGTATCGCATTAAATGAATGATTTTcaatgatgatggaaaatatgttTCTACCTCGATGATGTGTTAAAGTTTTTGAAATAAATACGTTCGACATTATCGTCACGATAGCTGCCACTTTGCACTTTTCAATACCCACTTGTATGTGCGTTCATCGCACCTCATTCACGTCGCCCTTCTACGAAGGAGTACTATGCTATTGTACAATTTAATTGCAGGACCAAGACGAAGTCCCAGCAACGATACTAAATCCTCTTGAGTCAACATCAGAAATGCTTCGCCATCGATACTCTGCAACGTAAAGTTTCCGTATTAAACGCACACTCGGACTCGTTCAAATATTTTCTTTGCAAAACCTTTTGCATTACGTACATGTTTCCTAAACATATTTCCAATTTCTTTACAGTTGGGAACACTTTGTATGAATTTGATCACCTCCTCGTTTGACCATCGTCGAGGATTAGTATTTTGCCTTGCTACTACCCTGTTCAAAGCGTTACTATGTTTTGCCCATATATGCGGTGCATCGGGTAACGGATTGTACCCGGGAGTATACACAGATTGATATAGTTCCGTACGTAATTGTTTATCCGGCATATTTGCAGCGTACGGTATAGAAGTTAACGCTGTATCACCGTACGAGTTCGAAAGGGGAAACAGAGCATCTTCCGAAATCTGTCGTCTATTTAAATACGGACGTGGATTACAACCGGTAGAAAGAAACGTGCAAACGCgacaataaaaattacaaacctTTTCTTTCGTTTCCTCAAGAGTTCGTCGTCGTCCGTTTGCCCATCGCTGAGATGATGTTTCGACTTACTCGACCTACAAACCGTAGATCGTTGCATACACGCGATAATATATAAACACGATAAGAAATGTTTGAACAACTCACTTTTCTGAATTCTCAGACTTGTCATTTTTATCGGAAAACTCGCCGTCCTCTTGCTTAAAATCTTTTTCAGTCTTCAATAACCGTTCTTCCATGAACAACGGTTTCTCGGATTTCTCAGGTTTCTCAGATTTctccatttttattttatcagtCTTTTCTGTTTTCGGCTTGTCCTGTACATCGTCTTCGAAATCGCAAGTTTCGTGCTTCAGATTGAGCCTGTCGGACAGTTGCCTAACTTTATGAAGATTTTGTGGCGAGTACGGGCAACCGGACGCAGAGTTGTGCGTTGCGAATTTAGGGCCTTTCACGTGGCCGGTTCCCGTACAACCATACGTTCCGCACTCCGGTCTATCGTTCAAATTTTCGGGAGCTACGTAAACGTTACATATACGATTATGAAACACAGAAACGAAGCATTTAAGAAAACGATATCGGAAAGTATTAGTGAATCTTACTTAATGGCCGTTCCAAAGGGTGACCCGTTTTCAAACACCAGCCCATGGGATGTATGTCTGGGGAATCATCGTCCACCCAGTAAGCATGATTCTCTGGCCATCCATCGAATCTTATTTTTAACCTGTAACGCGAACCTTTGAGTAATTTCTGCCCATCTAAGCACTTCGGTAGACGTAAATATTCATAGTTTACGAACATATGATCTTTTACGTCTTCGACCGTTGCTACTCTTATGAGCTGAGGCACTCGTTTATCAACAGCCTCTAATTTCATTCCACGTTTGAATCCGCAAGGTGGTCGTTGTTTGAAAGCTCTGGCTGGTGCAACCATGGAACGAGTTTCTCTCAAATACGCGTCCCATGTAAAGGATTTCGGATCTTTGTAATCTAAAACGAAAATTTATATACcgatttcgttttattttcaaaGACTAAATTCTATATTCGAATAGATACACCCGTAAGAACTTTTACTTACTGTTCGGCGGTGTGAGGCTATGACCATTGTGATGACACCATCCTACCGGATGAATGTACGGCGAACTTGCATCTGCCCAATAATCGTAAACTTCATCCCATGAATCGAAATGAACCAATATGCGGGAATCCATTAGGCCTGCTATACTAGCTACGCAAACTAACGATGAATGTTTCCTATCTACTGCTTCCAATTTCATTCCTACCCGAAAACCAGTTGGAAATACCGACTGAAAGTACCCAATATGCTTATTAATATtatgaaatttcaaaataaataatagCTCGATCGAAAGTTGCGTCGCTTACACTCttatttgaaaatatatttttcggcGCTGCGGTAGCTTTGCAAATTTTAAGATACGCGTTCCAATTGAAATTATTGGCTACGTAACCCTTCGGCGGATCTAATCGATGTCCATTCTTCTCTGACCAGCCAACGGGAAATATATCCATACTGTCCGCATTTACCCAGAAATCGTAGTTTTCCGGGTACCCGTCGAAATGCAAACGTATTCGATAACCTATTTATGGACGAATACGCTAAATGTGTCGCATAAACGAGAAGGAACACGGTGCAAACAATGTTAAACGACTTACCTACTACTTCAACGACCGTGAGAACACAATAACGCGACGGATGTTCTGGATCTATCCCTTCCAATTTCATTCCaaccttgaaatgatttttactATACGGGAAAGCGTCTTTGAATAATTTAACGGGTGCAGCCTTCGCCTTACAATGTTCGAGATACTTTGCCCACGAAAATCCGAGTTTTCCTGTCTGCCAAGGATACTACATACAGAGACACACTTATAAGCAGTACGTTACAATATATTTCGAAACGAAGTTCGGTTACACGTACCTTCGACTCATTGTAATCTCCTTGACTTTCATCGTCCATTCCTGTAATAGTGTCTTTAGTGTCCTCATCTGTTTcagattttattttatcttgCCCTTTTTCCTCTAAAGATTTATCTTCTAATTCTTTAGATTGTTGTTGCTCTTGCAGTAGTCTTTTACGTTTTCGTTTCGCGCGTATGTCTCTATAAAAACGAACACGTAAACGAACATTATAAATGTTTGATTAGCCTATACATTTTTTGAGAAATATGTATTAAATCTTACTTTAGATCTTTATCCTTCCGCATCGAAGGCTGTTTCTTAGATTCTATTATTTCTGTGCACGTTGGGCTACATGATATTGGACTTTCGAACTCTGCAGCTAACCCATAACATCCGCAACCTTCACAGTGATACATTGTATCCGCCGATACAGTTCTGGATTTTCTATCATCGGCTATAAAATCAAATGTTTAATAAAATCTTAATACAATCTTGTTAGAAGAGTAGTCCCGATTTATGTTAGTCTACTTACTATACTTACGTTTCTTTTCAGAATTCACATTATTAACAGTTAAAGGACTGGACTTTGAAGAGTTTTGAGTTAAACAGACGTTTTCTTTGTCCCCAATACCATCTTTCCCTTGTTTGTTGTTTTCATCCTCTTCTACCACTTCCATAATACCAAACTCATTCATGCAGAACTATAAAATACACTCGTCACTTAAAGATACTAAATTGCCTATAACTTAACTCTTTACAGCTACTAAAGATATACCTTCAATGTACTTCCAGGAAGAGTACCAACACCATCCTTCCAATCTAGCACCTTTGTAGCATCGAAACTGGAATCGTTCGGATGGTTAGTATTCAAATGGTCTTTTAGATCTTCGTAATTACTAACTTTAGTATCATTTTTATTATCCAATACTGGCTCGATACCACAACTCGTGCGTGTTttgataatttcaatttttatgtcATCGTCCATAGCGGCGTTAAGCTTCATAGTTTTGTCCTCGCTAGGAACTACCTTGATCAAAGTTATGTCATCGTCGTTTTGAACTTTTTTGTCCTTATCTTGTTCCGATTCAGGACTGCTCAACGCATAGGTTACATCGATCATGCTGTCCTGCGGAGACTTCGCAAGATTTTGTTTCTTCAATCTCTTCTCATTAGAGCCCcttaatatattacttattgttTTTTTCCGTTTCTCAGGCATACCAATGTCATCCTTCTTTGGAATAGGAGTAATAACAGCGGAATCTGGATTTTCTGTAATTTTTATACTGTCCGTGGAATTATTGTTTCCTTTATTTGCATTTAGCAAACTCATTTTTGCAATGGGATGCAGAGGCGGAGGATGCGTGGCAGAATTTGTTGTTTTCGATTCCCGTAAAACTACAATACAAAAGCAAGACAAATGAACATTTTTTGCTGAAATTTAAACAGGTTACGAATAGGGGTATGCGAGAACCCGAAATATCGGGTCGGATCGGGAACACGAAATTTTTTCGAGATTCTCGAATTTTCAAGATTCCCGAAAAAGTCGAGATCCTCCAAAGAGTCGTGATTCTCTaaagagtcgagattctcgaaaaTTTCGAGAACCTGATGAACAGTGTACACAATGCCCAAATACTAAGCACGCAGTCATACGTTTGTTTATATCAGGTCACATGATTCTTAGAATCCGTGTTTCCAATAACTTTACGAAAACTGGCAGAAGATATTGAAAGAATGTTGTCCATCACGAATTCTTTTCAAAAGTCTCAAAAATTTTCGGGAAACCCGACTCCTTCGAGAATCTCGAACTTTTCGGAAAGTTCCTGATTCTTTCGAGAGCTCGACCCAACCCGACTCGACCTCATCCCGATTCGTCCCGACCATCGGGTTCCTGATGTTTTCGGGTTCTCGCACACTCCTAGTTACGAAGAAACGTCTGCAACTACATACCTGTAATGGTTCCTTTACTTTCTGTACTGATTTGGCCATTattgatttttaaattaaacataCTAGGCTTAGTCGGTCCACTTTGCTGAGGAATACTGACTGGTAATAACAAATTTGCCATATGTTTGGAAGGTTGACTTTGAGATCCTGTAGTAGTGCTTGTTGATGTTTGAGCTAATTGCGATATAACTGGCGCAATTACTAATTTTGGCTTAGTTATTTGACTTGTGGTCAAAGCACCTGTTAAAAGATATTAACAAACGAATGAAAATTATCCTTACAAGATGGGTCTTTGCCATctgcaattttattattaaaaaacttTAGTTACCTGCTGGAATAACAACGGATTCGCGTGATTTGTTCGGTTTAATAAGAGTGCCAAGATACGCAAATGTATGTTTGCCTGTTTGCGCATTACTTTGATTTCCTTGAGAAGTACTTAAGGGCACGATCTGAGCAGTGGACGCGTTAGATTTTCTCAGTAATATGTGCTTCTGGCCTTGGGAAGTTGTTGTGGTACTGACGGTATTAATTGGCCGATGAATTACAATATGTTGTTTATTTTGAGCAGTGGTAACCTGACTTGGCCCTTGTATAAATACTTTATTTTGTCCAGTAACAATCTagaataaaaatgaaagaaagatTTAATTAAGGATAAAGAACAATTTAcatgttaaaataaaattgattcaATGATTTCTGACACTTTGACATAAATCAGATATATACTTTGATAACAGCTAGTTGTGTAATTTGACATAAACTTTAACTTTAAACACATTTATTCTTCTTCAAACAGCACATTTCAGCTATCACTGTTCTAACATTATAGGACAACACTAAGTAGTTATGAgcataatatttaattattgctACTTGTAGTTCACTATACAAGTGTGTTGTACAAATCTGTATTTACTATAAAGAGATGAAATACACACTGCTACCATCTACACACAGAATATAATAAGGCTTCACACTACATAGATGTACATTATATATCAATTCACATACAACACACTGAAACTTATCTACACTCTGTCAGTGCATACTTGAAGTACCTGAATTATTCTAGATCATTTTA
This region includes:
- the L(3)mbt gene encoding lethal (3) malignant brain tumor isoform X4, which gives rise to MEEEIVVDDLDENSSTEAQQSDDSTPVMPLLYIQPSKLRSAPPTTTNQSLVSQNATQLAAIINPVNNQIVTGQNKVFIQGPSQVTTAQNKQHIVIHRPINTVSTTTTSQGQKHILLRKSNASTAQIVPLSTSQGNQSNAQTGKHTFAYLGTLIKPNKSRESVVIPAGALTTSQITKPKLVIAPVISQLAQTSTSTTTGSQSQPSKHMANLLLPVSIPQQSGPTKPSMFNLKINNGQISTESKGTITVLRESKTTNSATHPPPLHPIAKMSLLNANKGNNNSTDSIKITENPDSAVITPIPKKDDIGMPEKRKKTISNILRGSNEKRLKKQNLAKSPQDSMIDVTYALSSPESEQDKDKKVQNDDDITLIKVVPSEDKTMKLNAAMDDDIKIEIIKTRTSCGIEPVLDNKNDTKVSNYEDLKDHLNTNHPNDSSFDATKVLDWKDGVGTLPGSTLKFCMNEFGIMEVVEEDENNKQGKDGIGDKENVCLTQNSSKSSPLTVNNVNSEKKRKYTDDRKSRTVSADTMYHCEGCGCYGLAAEFESPISCSPTCTEIIESKKQPSMRKDKDLKDIRAKRKRKRLLQEQQQSKELEDKSLEEKGQDKIKSETDEDTKDTITGMDDESQGDYNESKYPWQTGKLGFSWAKYLEHCKAKAAPVKLFKDAFPYSKNHFKVGMKLEGIDPEHPSRYCVLTVVEVVGYRIRLHFDGYPENYDFWVNADSMDIFPVGWSEKNGHRLDPPKGYVANNFNWNAYLKICKATAAPKNIFSNKSSVFPTGFRVGMKLEAVDRKHSSLVCVASIAGLMDSRILVHFDSWDEVYDYWADASSPYIHPVGWCHHNGHSLTPPNNYKDPKSFTWDAYLRETRSMVAPARAFKQRPPCGFKRGMKLEAVDKRVPQLIRVATVEDVKDHMLKIRFDGWPENHAYWVDDDSPDIHPMGWCLKTGHPLERPLTPENLNDRPECGTYGCTGTGHVKGPKFATHNSASGCPYSPQNLHKVRQLSDRLNLKHETCDFEDDVQDKPKTEKTDKIKMEKSEKPEKSEKPLFMEERLLKTEKDFKQEDGEFSDKNDKSENSEKSSKSKHHLSDGQTDDDELLRKRKKRRQISEDALFPLSNSYGDTALTSIPYAANMPDKQLRTELYQSVYTPGYNPLPDAPHIWAKHSNALNRVVARQNTNPRRWSNEEVIKFIQSVPNCKEIGNMFRKHSIDGEAFLMLTQEDLVSLLGLRLGPAIKLYNSIVLLRRRAT